From a single Streptomyces liliifuscus genomic region:
- a CDS encoding dihydrodipicolinate synthase family protein, whose translation MTDDNVTDNRPWRGVLVATALPLNDDLSVNLDKYAEHCTWLVENGCDGVVPNGSLGEYQVLTPEERAKVVETAVAAIGGRRVMPGVAAYGSAEARRWAEQARDAGCASVMLLPPNAYRADERSVLAHYAEVAKAGVPIVAYNNPIDTKVDLVPELLAKLHGEGYIHGVKEFSGDVRRAYRIAELAPELDLLIGADDVLLELAVAGAKGWVAGYPNALPAASVALYRAAVAGDLDTAGKLYRQLHPLLRWDSKTEFVQAIKLSMDIVGRHGGPVRAPRVPLLPEQEQAVREATERAVAAGLA comes from the coding sequence ATGACCGACGACAACGTCACCGACAACCGGCCCTGGCGCGGCGTCCTCGTCGCCACCGCCCTCCCGCTGAACGACGACCTCTCCGTCAACCTCGACAAGTACGCGGAGCACTGCACGTGGCTCGTCGAGAACGGCTGCGACGGGGTCGTGCCGAACGGCTCGCTCGGTGAGTACCAGGTGCTCACCCCGGAGGAGCGGGCCAAGGTCGTCGAGACCGCGGTGGCCGCGATCGGCGGGCGGCGCGTGATGCCGGGCGTGGCCGCGTACGGATCCGCCGAGGCCCGCCGCTGGGCCGAGCAGGCACGCGACGCCGGCTGCGCCTCCGTGATGCTGCTGCCCCCGAACGCCTACCGCGCCGACGAGCGCTCGGTCCTCGCCCACTACGCGGAGGTCGCGAAGGCGGGTGTGCCGATCGTCGCGTACAACAACCCCATCGACACCAAGGTCGACCTCGTGCCCGAGCTGCTGGCGAAGCTGCACGGCGAGGGGTACATCCACGGGGTCAAGGAGTTCTCCGGTGATGTACGACGTGCCTACCGGATCGCCGAACTGGCCCCGGAACTCGACCTGTTGATCGGCGCCGACGACGTGCTGCTGGAACTGGCGGTCGCGGGGGCCAAGGGCTGGGTGGCTGGTTACCCGAACGCTCTGCCCGCCGCGTCCGTCGCGCTGTACCGCGCCGCCGTCGCCGGAGACCTGGACACCGCGGGCAAGCTCTACCGCCAGCTGCACCCCTTGCTGCGCTGGGACTCGAAGACCGAGTTCGTGCAGGCCATCAAGTTGTCGATGGACATCGTGGGGCGGCACGGCGGTCCCGTACGGGCGCCGCGTGTGCCGCTCCTTCCCGAGCAGGAGCAGGCCGTGCGCGAGGCCACCGAACGGGCCGTCGCCGCCGGGCTCGCCTGA
- a CDS encoding class I SAM-dependent methyltransferase: MSVTTRYREAWEGFWREAPGEQGAVFWDAEPAVTVGIHLALFEPHLTAPGLPLVDLGCGNGTQTRFLADRYPHVIGADLSAAALDHARLADPAGQASYRLFDAAEKVEAETLHAELGDANVYMRGVLHQCEPDDRQPLVDGLAALVGDRGRAFVVELAEAAGVILRGIAQGPGGPPAKLAPVFRHGIAPGEVADAAVPEYLRAAGLVVLASGELPLVTTESLADGTRIELPSKWVVVGRG; this comes from the coding sequence ATGAGTGTGACGACTCGGTACAGAGAGGCCTGGGAGGGCTTCTGGCGTGAGGCTCCCGGCGAGCAGGGGGCCGTCTTCTGGGACGCCGAGCCCGCGGTCACGGTCGGGATCCACCTCGCGCTGTTCGAACCGCACCTGACGGCCCCCGGCCTGCCTCTCGTGGACCTGGGGTGCGGCAACGGGACCCAGACGCGGTTCCTCGCCGACCGCTATCCGCATGTCATCGGTGCCGATCTGTCGGCTGCCGCCCTCGATCACGCCCGGCTCGCGGACCCGGCGGGGCAGGCCTCCTACCGGCTGTTCGACGCGGCCGAGAAGGTCGAGGCGGAGACGCTCCACGCGGAGCTCGGTGACGCGAACGTGTATATGCGGGGTGTTCTGCATCAGTGCGAGCCGGATGATCGGCAGCCGTTGGTTGATGGGCTTGCCGCCCTTGTGGGTGACCGGGGGCGGGCCTTCGTCGTGGAGCTTGCGGAGGCGGCGGGGGTGATCCTGCGGGGGATTGCGCAGGGGCCGGGCGGGCCGCCGGCCAAGCTGGCGCCCGTGTTCCGGCATGGGATCGCGCCGGGGGAGGTGGCTGATGCCGCTGTGCCCGAGTATCTGCGGGCTGCTGGGCTTGTCGTTCTGGCGAGTGGGGAGCTGCCGCTTGTGACGACGGAGTCTCTGGCGGACGGTACGCGGATCGAGTTGCCGTCGAAGTGGGTTGTGGTGGGGCGGGGCTGA
- a CDS encoding proline racemase family protein — protein MRSKLVLHAVDSHTEGMPTRVITGGIGTVPGATMNERRLYFREHRDDIKQLLMNEPRGHSAMSGAILQPPTRPDCDYGVIYIEVSGYLPMCGHGTIGVATVLVETGMVEVVEPVTTIRLDTPAGLVVAEVAVEDGAAKAVTLKNVPSFSVALDRKIELADGRTVTYDLAYGGNFYAILPLDQFGLPFDRARKDDILAAGLSLMDAVNAEGEPVHPEDPSIRGCHHVQLTAPGSTARHSRHAMAIHPGWFDRSPCGTGTSARMAQLHARGELPLNTEFVNESFIGTHFTGRLLDTTEVAGIPAVLPSFTGRAWVTGTAQYLLDPSDPFPAGFVL, from the coding sequence ATGCGCAGCAAACTCGTCCTGCACGCCGTCGACTCGCACACCGAGGGCATGCCGACCCGGGTGATCACCGGAGGCATCGGCACGGTCCCGGGCGCGACCATGAACGAGCGGCGGCTGTACTTCCGTGAACACCGCGACGACATCAAGCAGTTGCTGATGAACGAGCCGCGCGGTCACTCGGCGATGAGCGGTGCGATCCTGCAACCGCCGACCCGCCCCGACTGCGACTACGGCGTCATCTACATCGAGGTGTCGGGCTATCTCCCGATGTGCGGGCACGGGACCATCGGTGTCGCGACCGTTCTCGTGGAGACCGGCATGGTCGAGGTCGTCGAACCGGTGACCACCATCCGCCTCGACACCCCGGCCGGTCTCGTGGTCGCCGAGGTGGCGGTGGAGGACGGTGCCGCGAAGGCGGTCACGCTCAAGAACGTGCCGTCCTTCTCCGTCGCCCTGGACCGCAAGATCGAGCTCGCCGACGGGCGGACGGTGACCTACGACCTGGCGTACGGCGGCAACTTCTACGCGATCCTGCCGCTCGACCAGTTCGGGCTGCCCTTCGACCGGGCCCGCAAGGACGACATCCTCGCGGCCGGGCTCTCGCTGATGGACGCCGTCAACGCCGAGGGGGAGCCCGTCCATCCCGAGGACCCGTCCATCCGGGGCTGTCATCATGTGCAGCTCACCGCCCCGGGCTCGACGGCCCGGCACTCACGGCACGCGATGGCCATCCACCCCGGCTGGTTCGACCGCTCACCCTGCGGTACGGGCACCTCCGCGCGCATGGCGCAGCTGCACGCCCGTGGCGAACTCCCCCTGAACACCGAGTTCGTGAACGAGTCCTTCATCGGGACCCACTTCACCGGCCGGCTCCTCGACACCACCGAGGTCGCCGGGATCCCGGCCGTCCTGCCAAGCTTCACCGGACGTGCCTGGGTCACCGGCACCGCCCAGTACCTGCTCGACCCCAGCGATCCGTTCCCGGCGGGCTTCGTCCTCTGA
- a CDS encoding GntR family transcriptional regulator encodes MPAQRASAPALPTLGGKKPSYRERVADALRAALIAGELRPGEVYSAPGLAARFGVSATPVREAMLDLAKEGLVDTVPNKGFRVTAVSEKQLDEYTHIRSLIEIPTTASLAATADPAALEALRPAAQESVTAAATGDLIAHVEADMRFHLGLLALAGNEHLVEVVRDLRKRSRLYGLHALVKAGRLEASAAEHLDILDALIARDEEAVRAVMTRHLGHVRGLWAAE; translated from the coding sequence ATGCCCGCCCAGCGCGCCAGCGCCCCCGCCCTGCCCACGCTGGGCGGCAAGAAGCCCAGCTACCGCGAGCGAGTCGCGGACGCGCTGCGGGCCGCCCTCATCGCGGGGGAACTTCGCCCGGGCGAGGTGTACTCCGCACCCGGCCTCGCCGCCCGCTTCGGTGTCTCGGCCACGCCCGTCCGCGAGGCCATGCTCGACCTCGCCAAGGAGGGCCTGGTCGACACCGTGCCGAACAAGGGCTTCCGGGTCACCGCCGTGTCCGAGAAGCAGCTCGACGAGTACACGCACATCCGCTCGCTCATCGAGATCCCCACGACCGCCTCACTCGCCGCCACCGCCGATCCCGCCGCCCTGGAGGCACTGCGCCCGGCCGCCCAGGAGAGCGTCACCGCGGCCGCGACCGGTGACCTCATCGCGCACGTCGAGGCGGACATGCGCTTCCACCTGGGCCTTCTCGCTCTCGCGGGCAACGAACACCTGGTCGAGGTGGTCCGCGACCTCCGCAAGCGCTCCCGCCTCTACGGCCTGCACGCGCTGGTGAAGGCGGGCCGCCTGGAGGCCTCCGCCGCCGAGCACCTGGACATCCTCGACGCGCTCATCGCCCGCGACGAGGAGGCGGTACGGGCCGTCATGACCCGCCACCTCGGACATGTACGGGGGTTGTGGGCGGCCGAGTGA
- a CDS encoding (2Fe-2S)-binding protein, translating into MTPRTPLDLVDARPGPAFTVTFDGREITVLPGQTVAAALWSAGITSWRTTRGSGEPRGVFCGIGVCFDCLVSVNGRVNQRACLVRAEAGDVIRTQEGTGHHD; encoded by the coding sequence GTGACGCCCCGCACTCCGCTCGACCTGGTCGACGCCCGGCCCGGGCCCGCCTTCACCGTCACCTTCGACGGCCGGGAGATCACCGTCCTGCCCGGTCAGACGGTCGCCGCCGCGCTCTGGTCGGCGGGCATCACGTCCTGGCGTACAACACGGGGGAGCGGCGAGCCGCGCGGTGTCTTCTGCGGCATCGGGGTGTGCTTCGACTGCCTGGTGAGCGTCAACGGGCGGGTGAACCAACGGGCTTGTCTGGTCCGGGCCGAGGCCGGGGACGTGATCCGCACACAGGAAGGGACCGGTCACCATGACTGA
- a CDS encoding NAD(P)/FAD-dependent oxidoreductase, with protein MTKSLTCDVVVVGAGMVGAACALYAVRAGLSVVLVDRGPVAGGTTGAGEGNLLVSDKEPGPELELALLSGRLWADLAAEAGVAGAVEYEAKGGVVVASAPEGLVALERFAVGQRSAGVEAVSVDAGELHELEPCLAEGLAGGVLYPQDAQVMPTLAAAHLVRLARAAGASLRTGWTVTEVLRTAAGAVNGVRTSHGDIHAPAVVNAAGTWGGELAALAGVSLPVLPRRGFVLVTEPLPRRVRHKVYAADYVADVASDSAALQTSPVVEGTAAGPVLIGASRERVGFDRSFSLPVARALAAGATRLFPFLAEVRAMRAYLGFRPYMPDHLPAIGPDARVPGLFHACGHEGAGIGLATGTGHLIAQVLAEKAPDLDLASFRPDRFPDPVTQEAP; from the coding sequence GTGACCAAGTCGCTGACCTGCGATGTTGTGGTCGTCGGGGCCGGGATGGTCGGGGCGGCCTGTGCTTTGTACGCGGTTCGGGCGGGGCTGAGTGTCGTTCTGGTGGACCGGGGGCCGGTGGCCGGGGGCACGACCGGGGCGGGGGAGGGGAACCTGCTCGTCTCGGACAAGGAACCGGGGCCCGAGCTCGAACTCGCCCTGCTGTCAGGGCGGTTGTGGGCCGATCTTGCCGCCGAGGCCGGAGTGGCCGGGGCCGTCGAGTACGAGGCCAAGGGCGGGGTCGTCGTGGCGTCCGCGCCTGAAGGGCTCGTCGCGCTGGAACGGTTCGCCGTCGGGCAGCGCTCTGCCGGTGTCGAGGCCGTGTCCGTCGACGCCGGTGAACTCCATGAGCTGGAGCCCTGCTTGGCTGAGGGGCTCGCGGGCGGGGTCCTCTATCCGCAGGACGCCCAGGTGATGCCGACACTGGCCGCCGCCCATCTCGTACGGCTCGCCCGCGCCGCCGGTGCCTCGCTGCGGACCGGCTGGACGGTCACGGAGGTGCTGCGCACGGCGGCGGGAGCGGTGAATGGAGTCCGTACATCGCATGGTGACATCCACGCGCCCGCCGTCGTCAACGCCGCCGGGACCTGGGGCGGGGAACTGGCCGCGCTGGCCGGGGTGTCCCTGCCCGTGCTGCCCCGGCGCGGATTCGTCCTGGTCACCGAGCCGCTGCCCCGCCGGGTGCGGCACAAGGTGTACGCCGCCGACTACGTGGCCGACGTGGCCAGTGACTCGGCCGCGCTGCAGACCTCCCCGGTGGTCGAGGGCACGGCGGCGGGACCGGTACTGATCGGGGCCAGCCGGGAACGGGTCGGCTTCGACCGCTCCTTCTCGCTGCCCGTCGCCCGGGCGCTCGCGGCGGGGGCGACCCGGCTGTTCCCCTTCCTGGCGGAGGTCAGGGCCATGCGCGCCTACCTCGGGTTCCGTCCGTACATGCCCGACCATCTGCCCGCGATCGGGCCGGACGCGCGTGTGCCCGGGCTCTTCCACGCCTGCGGGCACGAGGGCGCGGGCATCGGACTCGCCACCGGGACGGGCCACTTGATCGCGCAGGTGCTGGCGGAGAAGGCCCCCGATCTGGACCTCGCGTCGTTCCGCCCCGACCGCTTTCCGGATCCGGTGACCCAGGAGGCTCCGTGA
- a CDS encoding immune inhibitor A domain-containing protein gives MSKRIRRSPLFRSSPLLHGSPLPERSALLHRSPRLRGSLVAAVVAVAVAAPAVHAPGASAAVASPETEAAAEAPDHDLLSERGERTRRARALAVAKVAAGQATPETRGSSQRIEYREGSYAETARTSDRIFVLPVEFSDYTHNRIPEPDRAADNATVWTRDYSRAYYQRQIFGTADEAAGDTLRSYFQRQSSGVYSITGTVHDWTRVDHPLAHYGTDTCRKNGVAVSTYYCNEQLVTDGLNSWYEDQRATGRTAASLAKYLATYDTWDRNDHDRDGIFNEPDGYLDRVMLMFAGESQANGGGANGTDAIGSHRGSVSYLQSGAGKLGPANGNRDGGSQVGDSGIWVNDYTMTNENRGLGTLAHEYGHDLGLPDLYDTSGGENSTGFWSVMSHGSLLSDEAELSAHPADLGAWAKLRLGWLDHATAQAGTASTVVLNPLSVHSSTQGKEALLVKLPADAEGNARYYVVENRQYVGEDRYLKSGPFQLGWRSTLPKLKERLHYESGALIWYWNTKYRDNRTKANGGHGQILPVDAHAEPALATSGAVIRGRLQTYDAPFGRRPTAALTFHQNGVKTTIPSRPGVPVLAGPDGTTITVDEEYPDGRVKVSVGSSG, from the coding sequence TTGAGCAAGCGCATCCGCAGGTCTCCGCTCTTCCGTAGCTCTCCGCTCCTCCACGGATCCCCGCTCCCCGAGAGATCCGCGCTCCTCCACAGATCCCCGCGCCTGCGCGGATCCCTGGTCGCCGCCGTCGTTGCTGTCGCCGTGGCCGCGCCGGCCGTCCACGCCCCGGGCGCCTCCGCCGCGGTCGCCTCCCCGGAGACCGAGGCCGCCGCGGAGGCCCCCGACCACGATCTGCTGAGCGAAAGGGGCGAGCGGACCCGGCGCGCCCGGGCCCTGGCCGTCGCCAAGGTCGCCGCGGGGCAGGCGACGCCCGAGACGCGCGGCTCCTCGCAGCGCATCGAGTACCGCGAGGGCTCGTACGCGGAGACGGCCCGCACTTCGGACCGGATCTTCGTGCTGCCGGTGGAGTTCAGCGACTACACGCACAACCGGATCCCCGAGCCCGACCGCGCCGCCGACAACGCCACGGTGTGGACCCGGGACTACAGCCGGGCCTACTACCAGCGGCAGATCTTCGGCACGGCGGACGAGGCCGCGGGCGACACCCTCAGGTCGTACTTCCAACGCCAGTCCAGCGGCGTCTACTCGATCACCGGCACCGTCCACGACTGGACCCGTGTCGACCACCCCCTCGCGCACTACGGCACCGACACCTGCCGGAAGAACGGCGTGGCCGTCTCGACGTACTACTGCAACGAGCAGCTCGTCACCGACGGCCTCAACAGCTGGTACGAGGACCAGCGCGCGACGGGCCGGACCGCCGCCTCGCTGGCCAAGTACCTTGCCACGTACGACACCTGGGACCGCAACGACCACGACCGGGACGGGATCTTCAACGAACCCGACGGCTATCTCGACCGCGTGATGCTGATGTTCGCGGGGGAGTCGCAGGCCAACGGCGGCGGTGCCAACGGCACCGACGCCATCGGCTCCCACCGCGGCAGCGTCAGCTATCTCCAGTCCGGCGCGGGCAAGTTGGGCCCCGCCAACGGAAACCGGGACGGCGGCAGTCAGGTCGGTGACTCGGGCATCTGGGTCAACGACTACACGATGACCAACGAGAACAGGGGACTCGGCACTCTCGCCCACGAGTACGGCCACGACCTGGGTCTGCCCGATCTGTACGACACCTCGGGCGGCGAGAACTCGACCGGCTTCTGGTCGGTCATGTCGCACGGCTCACTGCTCTCGGACGAGGCCGAACTGTCCGCCCATCCCGCCGATTTGGGCGCCTGGGCCAAGCTGCGGCTCGGCTGGCTCGACCATGCGACCGCGCAGGCCGGTACGGCCTCGACCGTCGTCCTGAACCCGCTGTCGGTCCACTCCTCCACGCAGGGCAAGGAAGCCCTCCTGGTGAAACTCCCCGCGGACGCGGAAGGCAACGCGCGCTACTACGTCGTCGAGAACCGGCAGTACGTCGGCGAGGACAGATACCTCAAGTCCGGCCCGTTCCAGCTGGGTTGGCGCTCCACACTGCCCAAGCTCAAGGAACGGCTGCACTACGAGAGCGGGGCGCTGATCTGGTACTGGAACACCAAGTACCGGGACAACAGGACCAAGGCCAACGGCGGCCACGGTCAGATCCTGCCCGTCGACGCACACGCCGAGCCCGCCCTCGCCACCTCCGGGGCCGTGATCCGGGGCCGCCTCCAGACGTACGACGCCCCCTTCGGCCGCCGGCCCACCGCCGCGCTCACCTTCCACCAGAACGGTGTGAAGACGACGATCCCGTCCCGGCCGGGCGTCCCGGTCCTCGCCGGACCCGACGGCACCACGATCACCGTGGACGAGGAGTACCCCGACGGCCGAGTGAAGGTTTCGGTCGGTTCGTCCGGCTGA
- a CDS encoding M55 family metallopeptidase, protein MAKILISADMEGATGVTWPADVLPGTPQWERCRSMFTSDVNAAVLGFLDGGADEVLINEAHWTMRNLLLEQLDERAQMLTGRHKSLSMVEGVQHGDVDGIAFVGYHAGAGMEGVLAHTYLANSITGVWINDVRASEGLLNAHVVAEYGVPVVLVTGDDVACEDALGYAPEALKVAVKDHVSRYAAVCRTPARTASDIRAAAKEATRLAVRHEPVDGGPFTVALEFDAEHLAMAATVVPGVERIGERKVAYTSPTMYEGIRTFKAVTTIVSAAVEETYG, encoded by the coding sequence ATGGCAAAGATCCTCATCAGCGCCGACATGGAGGGCGCCACCGGGGTGACCTGGCCGGCCGACGTACTGCCGGGCACACCGCAGTGGGAGCGGTGCCGGTCGATGTTCACCTCGGACGTGAACGCGGCCGTCCTCGGCTTCCTCGACGGCGGCGCCGACGAGGTCCTCATCAACGAGGCCCACTGGACCATGCGCAACCTGCTCCTGGAGCAGCTGGACGAACGGGCGCAGATGCTCACCGGGCGGCACAAGTCGCTGTCCATGGTGGAGGGCGTGCAGCACGGCGACGTCGACGGCATCGCCTTCGTCGGCTACCACGCCGGCGCGGGCATGGAGGGCGTCCTCGCCCACACCTACCTCGCCAACTCCATCACCGGGGTCTGGATCAACGACGTACGCGCCAGCGAGGGCCTGCTCAACGCGCATGTCGTCGCCGAGTACGGAGTCCCCGTCGTCCTCGTCACCGGCGACGACGTGGCCTGCGAGGACGCGCTCGGTTACGCACCCGAGGCGCTGAAGGTCGCCGTCAAGGACCATGTCTCGCGGTACGCGGCCGTGTGCCGCACACCGGCGCGTACGGCGTCCGACATCCGCGCCGCGGCCAAGGAGGCCACGCGGCTCGCGGTGCGGCACGAACCCGTGGACGGCGGCCCGTTCACCGTGGCCCTGGAGTTCGACGCCGAGCACCTCGCGATGGCGGCCACCGTCGTCCCGGGCGTCGAGCGCATCGGGGAGCGGAAGGTCGCATACACCAGCCCGACCATGTACGAGGGGATTCGTACCTTCAAGGCGGTCACCACGATCGTCTCGGCCGCCGTGGAGGAGACCTATGGCTGA
- a CDS encoding FAD/NAD(P)-dependent oxidoreductase, producing MTERRRLAVIGAGPAGLTAALAAAARGVRVTLVDSAPQAGGQFYRQTAPGLGARRPQALHHQWRTWERLRDGLAAHIDAGRVTHLTDHHVWFVERQSGTATADDTAKGSFTVHALLGPEQEEPVTVHADAVLLATGGYEKVLPFPGWTLPGVVTAGGAQAMLKGGLVLPGRTAVVAGTGPLLLPVAVGLASAGARVAALVESADPRNLARQARVLGAHPAKLAEGARFAAELARHRVGTRFRSTVVAAHGTGRLEAVTVASLDGDGRVRPGTGRRVPCDTLAVGHGMLPHTDLAEALGCRLDGVDVAVDDEQRTDVPGVWAAGETTGIGGAVLASAEGRIAGLSIAARLDSRTPERSSYVSAAKTRAGLREFFAAVDTVFVPPAHWTEQVTDDTVVCRCEEVPASAIREAVDELGAGDVRTVKLLTRAGMGWCQGRMCGPAVAGLARCPEAPSRRPFARPVPLGVLAREPGEPS from the coding sequence ATGACTGAACGACGCCGCCTCGCGGTGATCGGCGCCGGCCCCGCCGGGCTCACGGCCGCCCTCGCCGCCGCTGCTCGCGGTGTGCGGGTGACCTTGGTCGACTCCGCCCCGCAGGCGGGCGGGCAGTTCTACCGCCAGACCGCCCCGGGGCTCGGGGCCCGCCGTCCGCAAGCACTGCACCACCAGTGGCGTACCTGGGAACGGCTTCGTGACGGACTCGCGGCGCACATCGACGCAGGACGTGTCACTCACCTGACGGATCATCATGTGTGGTTCGTGGAGCGGCAGTCCGGCACCGCCACTGCCGATGACACCGCCAAAGGCTCCTTCACCGTCCACGCTCTGCTCGGTCCCGAGCAGGAGGAGCCCGTCACCGTTCACGCGGACGCCGTGCTGCTCGCCACCGGTGGGTACGAGAAGGTGCTTCCCTTTCCCGGCTGGACCCTCCCCGGAGTGGTCACCGCGGGCGGGGCGCAGGCCATGCTCAAGGGCGGGCTCGTGCTGCCGGGGCGTACCGCCGTGGTGGCGGGGACCGGGCCGTTGCTGCTGCCCGTGGCCGTCGGGCTCGCCTCGGCCGGGGCGAGGGTCGCGGCCCTCGTGGAGTCCGCCGATCCCAGGAACCTCGCCCGGCAGGCCCGCGTGCTCGGGGCCCATCCCGCGAAACTCGCCGAAGGCGCCCGGTTCGCGGCCGAGTTGGCACGCCATCGCGTCGGAACCCGGTTCCGCAGCACGGTCGTCGCCGCGCACGGCACCGGCCGGCTCGAAGCCGTCACCGTCGCCTCGCTCGACGGTGACGGACGGGTCCGGCCGGGAACCGGGCGGCGCGTCCCCTGCGACACCCTCGCCGTCGGCCACGGCATGCTCCCGCACACCGACCTCGCCGAAGCGCTCGGCTGCCGTCTCGACGGGGTCGATGTCGCCGTGGACGACGAACAGCGCACCGACGTGCCCGGTGTCTGGGCCGCCGGCGAGACCACGGGGATCGGCGGCGCGGTGCTCGCGTCGGCCGAGGGCAGGATCGCCGGACTGTCCATCGCGGCGCGACTCGACTCCCGTACTCCCGAGAGGAGTTCGTACGTCTCGGCCGCCAAGACGCGTGCCGGGCTGCGGGAGTTCTTCGCCGCCGTCGACACGGTCTTTGTCCCGCCCGCCCATTGGACCGAGCAGGTCACCGACGACACCGTCGTGTGCCGGTGCGAGGAGGTGCCCGCCTCCGCGATCCGGGAGGCCGTCGACGAGCTCGGCGCCGGGGACGTACGCACCGTGAAACTGCTCACCAGGGCCGGGATGGGCTGGTGCCAGGGGCGGATGTGCGGCCCGGCGGTCGCGGGGCTCGCGCGCTGTCCGGAGGCACCCTCCCGACGGCCGTTCGCCCGGCCGGTGCCCCTCGGCGTGCTCGCTCGCGAGCCCGGCGAACCCTCATGA